The following are encoded together in the Onychostoma macrolepis isolate SWU-2019 chromosome 03, ASM1243209v1, whole genome shotgun sequence genome:
- the dctn5 gene encoding dynactin subunit 5 — MELCEILYNKAEYIETASGNKVSRQSVLCGSQNIVLNGKTIVMNDCIIRGDLANVRVGRHCVIKSRSVIRPPFKKFSKGVAFFPLHIGDHVFIEEDCVVNAAQIGSYVHIGKNCVIGRRCVLKDCCKILDNTVLPPETVVPPFTVFSGCPGLFSGELPECTQELMIDVTKSYYQKFLPLSQI; from the exons ATGGAGCtgtgtgaaatattatacaACAAGGCTGAATACATTGAGACG GCATCAGGCAACAAAGTCAGCAGACAATCAGTTCTTTGTGGCAGTCAAAACATTGTTCTCAATGGAAAG ACTATCGTGATGAATGACTGTATCATCAGAGGAGATCTCGCTAATGTCAGAGTCGGGCGCCACTGTGTCATTAAAAGTCGGAGTGTGATCAGACCCCCGTTCAAGAAATTCAGCAAAGG CGTGGCTTTCTTCCCCTTGCATATTGGGGATCATGTGTTCATAGAGGAGGACTGTGTTGTCAATGCTGCACAGATAGGATCATACGTCCACATTGGCAAAAACTGTGTAATT GGTCGGCGCTGTGTCTTGAAGGACTGTTGTAAGATACTGGATAATACGGTCCTTCCCCCAGAGACGGTGGTTCCTCCGTTTACAGTTTTCTCTGGCTGTCCAG GTCTGTTTTCAGGAGAGCTCCCTGAATGTACACAGGAACTGATGATCGATGTTACTAAGAGTTACTACCAGAAATTCCTCCCT